A section of the Pseudomonadota bacterium genome encodes:
- a CDS encoding GYD domain-containing protein — protein sequence MPIYIMFSKLTDEGRATIKRHADRIKEVDKEIEKMGARVLTQYALLGEYDFVNILEAPNNETMARLSIELGSRGTIQLMTLPAIPVFEFIEKMEIQQDSSAKSDRPEIPEEYREKMY from the coding sequence ATGCCTATCTATATTATGTTTAGTAAGCTGACTGATGAAGGCAGGGCAACAATTAAAAGACACGCAGATCGCATCAAAGAAGTTGATAAAGAAATCGAAAAAATGGGTGCAAGAGTCCTTACTCAATATGCTCTTTTAGGTGAGTATGACTTTGTAAATATACTTGAAGCACCTAATAACGAAACCATGGCAAGATTATCAATCGAGTTGGGATCAAGGGGTACAATACAGCTCATGACACTCCCTGCAATTCCTGTTTTCGAATTTATCGAGAAAATGGAAATTCAACAAGATTCGTCTGCTAAATCGGACAGGCCTGAGATTCCTGAAGAATATCGAGAAAAAATGTATTAA
- the mnmA gene encoding tRNA 2-thiouridine(34) synthase MnmA, with protein METVFVAMSGGIDSSFAAYLLKQKGYKVVGITFQFLPETIKSTKNPKACCSIETIHRAKKVADDLSIPHYIINMRKEFEEYVIDNFLMEYKYGRTPNPCILCNKYIKFSFFHDKALSIGADKIATGHYAIIDNKSITYAIRKGADKIKDQSYFLYPIKENLLKDILFPVGTYTKNTLRDSVGKLGWNMQNIKESQDICFIPEGDYRDFLSNYMKLKEGPIYHADGAFMGMHNGIHLYTIGQRRGLNIPYKEPLYVIEIIPDKNTLIVGPKEHLKRKKLVAHSTNFFNMNAPGSDSGRFYAKVRYRQKEELCKFTVSDDLLYVNFEDPIYSITPGQSVVIYKDDKVVCGGIIRNSE; from the coding sequence ATGGAAACCGTGTTTGTTGCTATGAGCGGAGGCATAGACAGTTCTTTTGCTGCCTATCTTCTCAAACAGAAGGGTTATAAGGTAGTAGGAATAACATTTCAGTTTCTCCCTGAAACAATTAAAAGCACTAAAAACCCGAAAGCATGCTGTTCAATAGAAACCATTCATAGAGCCAAGAAGGTAGCAGACGACCTGTCTATACCACACTACATAATCAATATGCGTAAAGAATTCGAGGAGTATGTAATAGATAATTTTTTAATGGAGTATAAATACGGCAGAACTCCCAATCCATGCATTCTATGTAATAAATACATAAAGTTTTCATTTTTTCACGATAAAGCATTATCCATAGGTGCAGATAAAATAGCCACCGGTCATTATGCAATTATAGACAATAAATCAATTACTTATGCAATAAGAAAGGGTGCGGATAAGATCAAGGATCAATCTTATTTCTTATACCCTATTAAAGAAAATTTATTGAAGGACATCCTTTTTCCCGTCGGAACATACACAAAAAACACCTTAAGAGATAGCGTGGGTAAATTAGGATGGAATATGCAAAATATCAAGGAAAGTCAGGATATATGCTTTATCCCTGAAGGTGATTATAGAGACTTTTTATCAAATTACATGAAGTTGAAAGAAGGGCCGATTTATCATGCAGATGGCGCATTCATGGGGATGCATAACGGCATTCATCTTTACACAATAGGCCAAAGAAGAGGTCTGAACATTCCATATAAAGAACCGTTATATGTTATCGAGATCATCCCTGACAAAAACACCTTGATTGTCGGACCAAAAGAGCATCTTAAAAGGAAAAAGCTCGTAGCCCATAGTACAAATTTTTTTAATATGAATGCGCCCGGCAGTGACTCCGGCAGATTCTATGCAAAAGTACGATACAGGCAAAAAGAAGAGCTGTGTAAATTCACCGTATCGGATGATCTTTTATATGTAAATTTCGAGGATCCCATATATTCAATAACGCCTGGGCAATCTGTGGTTATATACAAAGATGATAAAGTTGTTTGTGGGGGAATCATCCGAAACAGTGAATAA
- a CDS encoding S41 family peptidase: protein MSKKLKLSLSVFFVFVFVFVLGFLIGAQGKKTYATGSDSKELYEYLKTFSDVIDLVKKNYVDEVKDKEVVYAAIKGILESLDPHSSFLTPDMYKDMQSETKGEFGGIGIEITIKDGFPTVIAPIEDTPAYKVGIKTGDHILKIDGKPARNMSLMDVVKLIRGSKGKPVTLTIMRDGFSTPKDFKVVRDVIVVKSVKYKILEDDYGYIRIAQFQEKTTKDLDNAIKELEKTNKDKPLKGIILDLRNNPGGLLEQAVEVSDKFLADGLIVYIEGKKKDDNKIKFYANKKNDYLGPLVVLVNDGSASASEIVSGALQDYKRAILVGTRTFGKGSVQTIFPLGDGSAVRLTTAKYFTPKGRSIQAEGITPDIIVDNNVTKGKEKIVPVKEKDLERHIESEKEKAKPGENGDNSKKIISEDDFQLSMGLQILKGWDALRGK, encoded by the coding sequence ATGAGTAAAAAATTAAAGCTATCTTTAAGCGTTTTTTTTGTCTTTGTCTTTGTCTTTGTCCTCGGTTTTCTTATTGGTGCGCAGGGTAAAAAGACGTATGCAACAGGCTCTGACAGCAAGGAACTATATGAATATTTAAAGACATTTTCTGATGTTATAGACCTGGTAAAGAAAAACTATGTTGATGAAGTTAAGGATAAAGAAGTTGTTTATGCCGCAATAAAAGGTATTCTCGAATCTCTTGATCCTCACTCCTCCTTTTTAACCCCAGATATGTATAAAGATATGCAGAGTGAAACAAAAGGTGAATTTGGGGGCATTGGCATTGAAATTACAATAAAAGATGGATTCCCGACTGTTATTGCGCCGATTGAAGATACACCTGCATACAAGGTTGGTATAAAAACAGGTGACCACATTCTCAAGATAGACGGCAAACCGGCGAGAAATATGAGTCTTATGGATGTTGTTAAGTTAATAAGAGGTTCCAAGGGCAAGCCTGTTACGCTTACTATTATGAGAGACGGTTTTTCTACACCAAAGGATTTTAAAGTGGTGCGTGATGTTATAGTAGTTAAAAGCGTGAAATACAAAATTTTAGAAGACGATTATGGATATATCCGCATTGCCCAGTTTCAGGAAAAAACAACAAAAGACCTAGATAATGCCATCAAAGAACTGGAAAAGACCAATAAGGATAAACCGCTCAAGGGCATTATACTCGACCTGAGAAATAATCCTGGGGGACTCCTTGAACAGGCCGTTGAGGTCTCCGATAAGTTTCTTGCAGATGGTCTGATTGTTTATATAGAGGGTAAAAAAAAGGATGACAATAAGATAAAATTCTATGCAAATAAAAAAAATGATTACTTAGGCCCGCTTGTTGTTCTGGTGAATGATGGAAGTGCAAGTGCGTCTGAAATTGTTTCCGGTGCATTGCAGGATTACAAGAGGGCTATTTTAGTGGGAACAAGGACCTTTGGAAAAGGTTCTGTTCAGACAATTTTTCCGCTTGGTGATGGCTCGGCTGTAAGATTGACGACAGCGAAGTATTTTACTCCAAAGGGCAGATCTATACAAGCGGAAGGCATAACACCTGATATAATAGTTGATAATAATGTAACAAAGGGAAAAGAAAAAATTGTTCCAGTTAAGGAAAAAGATCTGGAAAGACATATTGAATCGGAAAAAGAAAAGGCAAAACCCGGAGAAAATGGAGATAATAGTAAAAAAATAATCAGCGAAGACGATTTTCAATTATCTATGGGACTCCAGATATTAAAAGGCTGGGATGCGCTGCGGGGGAAGTGA
- the cobA gene encoding uroporphyrinogen-III C-methyltransferase — MGKVYLVGAGPGNPELITLRGLELIKGADVIIYDYLINKDLLSFAGKDTELIYVGKKASCHELPQADINVLLVKKAKEKGIIVRLKGGDPFMFGRGGEEAEFLAENRIDFEIVPGVTSAISAPAYAGIPLTHREYASSVAFITGHEDASKTESTIRWNALAHGCDTLVFLMGIKNLKDIKENLIKAGKDPCTPACVIQWGTLPEQKVVSANLKEIDISAKTAGIKPPGIIVVGNVAGLRKNLQWFEKKPLFGKKIAVTRPPHQSTKFGSLLMEKGARVIYMPTIEIEPIDPNKALLRAFKRIGKYCCIIFTSVNGASIFFDNLFKTGMDTRALHNITILPIGDATASFLRTFGIIPDFIPEQFTSEGIIHVLKDMKVKGNVFLLPRAKDARNVIVDYIKNQGGRCDVIPLYKTALPKTPLLPAEKTDIITFTSSSTVSNFLKIYGRKALSNTLIASIGPITTGTLRKNNIEVHIESVKYDIKGLAEAIEQYMAK, encoded by the coding sequence ATGGGCAAAGTATACCTTGTTGGCGCAGGCCCCGGCAATCCGGAACTCATTACCCTGCGAGGGCTTGAATTGATCAAAGGAGCAGATGTCATCATTTATGACTATCTTATCAACAAAGATCTGCTCAGTTTTGCCGGAAAAGATACAGAGCTTATTTATGTGGGCAAAAAGGCCTCCTGCCATGAACTGCCGCAAGCCGATATTAATGTACTGTTAGTCAAAAAAGCAAAAGAAAAAGGCATTATTGTCAGGCTTAAAGGCGGTGACCCTTTTATGTTCGGCAGAGGGGGCGAAGAAGCAGAGTTTCTGGCAGAAAACAGGATAGACTTCGAGATTGTCCCCGGGGTAACATCAGCCATATCAGCACCGGCTTATGCCGGTATCCCTCTGACCCACAGGGAATATGCCTCTTCGGTGGCATTTATCACAGGCCATGAGGACGCATCAAAGACAGAATCAACAATCAGATGGAATGCACTTGCCCATGGCTGCGACACACTCGTGTTCTTAATGGGTATAAAAAATCTTAAGGATATCAAAGAAAATTTAATCAAAGCAGGCAAAGATCCATGCACGCCTGCATGTGTAATCCAGTGGGGTACACTGCCGGAGCAAAAAGTTGTTTCGGCGAACTTAAAAGAAATAGATATATCAGCAAAGACTGCGGGCATAAAGCCTCCTGGAATTATTGTTGTAGGCAATGTAGCAGGTTTAAGAAAAAACCTTCAATGGTTTGAAAAAAAACCTCTTTTCGGAAAAAAAATTGCCGTCACAAGACCTCCCCATCAGTCTACAAAATTCGGCAGTCTGCTTATGGAAAAAGGCGCCCGTGTAATTTATATGCCCACGATCGAGATAGAACCAATTGATCCGAACAAAGCCCTCCTGAGAGCATTTAAAAGAATTGGTAAATACTGCTGCATTATATTTACAAGTGTAAACGGTGCATCAATATTTTTCGATAATCTATTCAAGACAGGGATGGATACAAGGGCTCTGCATAATATAACAATTTTGCCCATAGGAGATGCTACCGCTTCATTTTTAAGGACCTTCGGCATTATCCCTGACTTTATCCCTGAACAATTCACTTCCGAAGGCATCATCCATGTGCTGAAAGATATGAAGGTAAAAGGCAATGTATTTTTGCTTCCCAGGGCAAAGGATGCCCGTAATGTTATTGTAGATTACATAAAGAATCAGGGCGGCAGATGCGATGTTATTCCTCTTTACAAAACCGCCTTGCCCAAAACACCTTTGTTGCCGGCTGAAAAGACTGACATCATCACATTTACAAGTTCATCAACGGTTAGCAACTTTTTGAAAATCTACGGCAGAAAGGCACTCAGCAACACTTTGATCGCCTCAATAGGACCTATTACCACCGGAACATTACGGAAGAACAATATCGAAGTTCATATAGAATCAGTAAAATATGATATAAAAGGTCTTGCAGAAGCAATCGAACAATACATGGCAAAATAG
- the lexA gene encoding transcriptional repressor LexA, which produces MKGLTATQKKVLEFLKEYSGSHGYPPTVREIGAHFGFLWPAARRHLQSLAKKGVLRITPSKSRGVEVIGVAPAGVCTVPVLGKIRAGEPTLAVEEIDGHISLDRALFPVEDIFSLKVVGDSMKEAGIFHGDFVIVKPQHIIEHGEIGVAIIGDEATVKRILFEDCRVILKPENSNMESVTYSPEEVTIAGKVIGLVRNRI; this is translated from the coding sequence ATGAAAGGGTTAACGGCGACTCAGAAAAAGGTCCTTGAATTTTTAAAGGAATACTCGGGGAGCCACGGGTATCCCCCAACCGTAAGAGAGATAGGAGCCCACTTCGGATTTCTCTGGCCTGCTGCAAGAAGGCACCTACAGTCTCTTGCAAAAAAAGGTGTTCTTCGTATAACGCCTTCAAAATCAAGGGGGGTAGAGGTAATAGGGGTCGCCCCGGCAGGCGTATGCACAGTCCCGGTGTTGGGGAAGATAAGGGCAGGAGAACCAACGCTGGCTGTAGAAGAAATTGATGGCCATATAAGTCTCGACAGAGCGCTCTTTCCGGTAGAGGACATCTTTTCTTTAAAGGTAGTAGGGGACAGCATGAAAGAGGCAGGGATATTCCACGGAGATTTTGTAATAGTTAAGCCCCAGCATATTATCGAGCATGGAGAAATAGGCGTGGCGATCATTGGCGATGAAGCAACGGTTAAAAGGATTCTTTTTGAGGATTGCCGGGTTATTCTGAAGCCGGAAAACAGTAATATGGAATCTGTAACATACAGCCCCGAAGAAGTAACTATTGCCGGAAAGGTGATAGGTCTTGTCAGAAACAGGATATAA